The following are encoded together in the bacterium genome:
- a CDS encoding SDR family oxidoreductase gives MLGHKLCQVLAGHEVVGLVRKPVVDYEEYSQVLTGVSLVGGVDVLEEEHLAGVLREVRPEFVVNCVGLVKQLEEADDPVLGVAVNSLLPHRLGRLCADIGARLIHISTDCVFDGQRGAYTESDLPNARDFYGRSKALGETLPAETHAVTLRTSFIGRELKANTHGLIEWFLAQQGGAVSGFARVIYSGLTSLELAGVIRRIVDRDPGLTGVHQVASEPISKYDLLMLVREIYDLDIDIRRAEEPISDRSLIMDSFAEATGFVAPSWREMISRMYEDPTPYQRWKQ, from the coding sequence ATGTTGGGGCACAAACTGTGTCAGGTCCTGGCTGGGCACGAGGTCGTGGGGCTGGTCAGGAAGCCGGTGGTCGACTACGAAGAGTATTCGCAAGTGTTGACCGGCGTCTCGCTCGTCGGTGGTGTGGACGTCCTGGAAGAAGAACATCTGGCCGGCGTGCTTCGAGAGGTCCGGCCCGAGTTTGTCGTCAACTGTGTCGGCCTGGTGAAGCAACTGGAGGAGGCGGACGACCCCGTTCTGGGAGTGGCGGTCAACTCGCTGCTACCGCACCGCCTCGGACGGCTTTGTGCCGATATCGGGGCCCGCTTGATTCACATCAGCACGGACTGCGTGTTCGACGGCCAACGAGGGGCGTACACGGAATCCGACCTGCCGAACGCGCGTGACTTCTACGGGCGCAGCAAGGCGCTCGGAGAAACGCTGCCGGCCGAAACCCACGCCGTGACCCTGCGAACGTCCTTTATCGGTCGCGAGCTCAAGGCAAACACTCACGGCTTGATCGAGTGGTTTCTGGCTCAGCAGGGCGGAGCTGTCAGCGGGTTTGCGAGAGTTATCTACTCGGGCCTGACGTCGCTCGAGCTGGCCGGAGTGATCAGGCGGATCGTGGATCGGGATCCGGGATTGACCGGTGTTCACCAGGTGGCGAGTGAACCGATCAGCAAGTATGATCTCTTGATGCTGGTTCGGGAAATCTACGATCTCGATATCGATATCCGCCGAGCGGAAGAGCCAATCAGCGATCGCAGCTTGATCATGGACTCGTTCGCCGAGGCGACAGGCTTCGTGGCTCCGAGTTGGCGGGAGATGATCTCGCGCATGTATGAGGATCCGACTCCATACCAAAGGTGGAAGCAGTAG
- a CDS encoding undecaprenyl/decaprenyl-phosphate alpha-N-acetylglucosaminyl 1-phosphate transferase has product MDWLRAAVPALLAGVFTLALTPLAVRLAVHFRAVDPPGGRKRHAQPMPRLGGIAIAGGIVFSLGLSLAFLSEDRFGGLSAQEMIWFGIAALIIFALGLTDDLVPLGPFTKLFFQLVAASIVVAIGWQFTVLRLPWEARFSVEALAPVLSVLWIVGVTNAINLIDGLDGLAAGIVAIISASLLILAILQGQPEIVIAASCTVGACVAFLRHNWRPAKIYMGDSGSLTLGFILAAMTLRSSAKASATVAILVPILALGLPVIDSLLVMWYRFLRGHPTMGRIAGLFHGDRKHLHHLLLETRVERNRVMLTLYGLVLLFCLMALAVATSGNLRLGIAFLVIEFSAVLFIRKAGLTAEARRLADRRLAQLDANATGEIPILDSADPQSPARSNLKAKELATK; this is encoded by the coding sequence ATGGATTGGTTGCGTGCGGCGGTGCCGGCCCTCCTGGCGGGGGTATTTACCTTGGCGCTGACTCCCCTGGCTGTGAGACTGGCCGTTCATTTCAGAGCCGTTGACCCGCCGGGCGGCCGCAAGCGTCATGCTCAGCCAATGCCCCGCCTCGGAGGCATTGCCATAGCTGGTGGAATTGTTTTTTCCTTGGGACTCAGTCTGGCGTTTCTCTCCGAGGATCGTTTCGGCGGCCTGTCGGCTCAGGAGATGATCTGGTTCGGAATCGCCGCGCTCATCATTTTCGCCCTGGGTCTGACGGATGATCTCGTGCCCCTTGGGCCGTTTACCAAGCTCTTTTTTCAGCTCGTCGCGGCTTCGATCGTCGTTGCAATCGGCTGGCAGTTCACGGTGCTGCGATTGCCGTGGGAGGCGCGCTTTTCGGTCGAGGCTCTCGCCCCGGTTCTGTCGGTACTTTGGATTGTGGGCGTAACCAATGCGATCAACCTCATCGATGGTCTTGACGGCCTGGCCGCCGGAATCGTTGCGATTATCTCGGCAAGCTTGCTGATCCTGGCCATTCTCCAAGGCCAGCCAGAGATCGTCATTGCCGCGAGCTGCACGGTGGGTGCATGTGTCGCGTTTCTGCGACACAACTGGCGGCCAGCGAAAATCTATATGGGTGATTCGGGTTCCCTCACTCTGGGCTTTATCCTCGCGGCGATGACCCTGAGGAGTTCCGCAAAGGCGTCCGCTACCGTGGCCATCCTGGTGCCGATCCTGGCACTCGGGTTGCCCGTCATCGATAGCCTCCTTGTGATGTGGTACCGATTCTTGCGCGGCCATCCAACAATGGGTCGAATTGCCGGTCTATTCCACGGCGATCGCAAGCACTTGCACCATCTGCTTCTCGAAACACGGGTCGAACGAAACCGCGTCATGCTTACCCTCTACGGCTTGGTGCTCCTTTTCTGCTTGATGGCACTCGCTGTCGCCACCAGCGGCAACCTTCGGCTAGGGATCGCTTTCTTGGTCATCGAGTTCTCGGCCGTCCTGTTCATCCGTAAGGCCGGCCTCACCGCGGAGGCTCGACGCCTCGCCGACAGGCGCCTCGCGCAGTTGGACGCGAACGCGACCGGCGAGATTCCCATCCTGGACAGTGCAGACCCACAGTCCCCGGCCAGGTCCAATCTCAAGGCGAAAGAACTAGCCACCAAGTAG
- a CDS encoding O-antigen ligase family protein, protein MIERLIWLVPLAVAAFGAWRPKAGLVALTAALPLFGSPPGGPYLGALDAAALAAIVTAWRAGRARPSPLTWPAIAFVAVSLLSLIPSPYLPPSWHPSILLGVLRALPGVESSNALYTWRAAVNLVIGLGLFFAVRRAFRASSIRPLAWSLLGGLTLLSLLGFASQAGAVDLGGYRRFVTDETGSRRLHSLFFLAGWLAEYIVIAAPLALAALSRMNADLRLRLGGVFLAIMAASLVLCQQRGAWIAAFAQVVFAIAIVVPRLGDRRLQMRRVALVGAASLLIAGTVVVATSDSLEGLRGRAGSLRSGFSARLPLWSAALEMVEQRPLLGWGVGSYAPAFDNLHPPGSPGARRNRGSAHSLYLGVAAESGLLGLGGLALLALSAALCLARPGPGSRGFAVALAASLVGVTVYGLVQHLFYLQNIAYLLWLLLGCVALVTERSENGTVERLARGLIILAIVLVPLRLVFTEAPRYRGNRSFGWHAREGSPSNTFRWTADRALYGLRWKGSTLVLSLANGHPLGARRPVSVTISADSKTVAELTVAGEWEEHRLELGQPQAEWLVLALEAEPAFRPFSDYRRYPELAPSRDIRLLGVAVRDLHWDASTTEN, encoded by the coding sequence ATGATCGAGCGCTTGATCTGGCTCGTCCCACTCGCGGTGGCGGCCTTCGGGGCATGGCGCCCGAAGGCCGGACTAGTTGCCTTGACCGCGGCCCTGCCCCTTTTTGGCTCGCCGCCGGGTGGACCCTACCTCGGGGCATTGGACGCCGCGGCACTCGCCGCGATCGTAACCGCCTGGCGCGCAGGACGAGCGCGACCGTCGCCGCTGACCTGGCCGGCCATCGCCTTCGTCGCCGTCAGCCTGCTGAGCCTGATTCCATCACCGTACCTACCGCCATCTTGGCACCCCTCGATACTGCTGGGCGTCCTTCGGGCTCTTCCCGGCGTCGAGAGCTCGAACGCACTCTACACCTGGCGAGCGGCGGTGAATCTCGTCATCGGCCTGGGTCTTTTCTTTGCCGTTCGGAGGGCGTTTCGGGCGTCCTCGATCCGACCGCTCGCCTGGAGCCTGCTGGGCGGGCTGACGCTGCTTTCTCTTCTCGGTTTCGCCTCCCAGGCCGGTGCGGTCGACCTCGGCGGATACCGGCGCTTTGTCACCGATGAGACCGGCAGCAGGAGGCTCCATTCGCTCTTCTTTCTCGCGGGCTGGCTCGCCGAGTACATCGTGATCGCAGCCCCGTTGGCTCTGGCCGCCCTGTCTCGTATGAACGCCGATCTGCGGCTCCGACTGGGCGGCGTCTTTCTCGCCATCATGGCCGCGTCTCTCGTGCTCTGCCAGCAACGCGGCGCCTGGATCGCGGCATTCGCACAGGTCGTTTTCGCCATCGCCATCGTGGTACCCAGGCTTGGCGATCGCCGATTGCAGATGCGGAGAGTGGCGCTGGTCGGGGCCGCCAGTCTCCTGATTGCGGGCACAGTGGTCGTTGCAACCAGTGATTCACTCGAAGGCCTGCGCGGGAGAGCCGGCTCGCTGCGATCCGGATTCTCGGCCCGGTTGCCGCTCTGGTCCGCGGCGCTCGAGATGGTCGAGCAACGGCCGCTTTTGGGCTGGGGGGTGGGCTCCTATGCACCCGCCTTCGACAATCTCCACCCACCCGGCTCACCGGGCGCGCGGCGGAATCGAGGATCGGCGCACAGTCTCTACCTCGGCGTCGCCGCGGAAAGCGGCCTTCTCGGGCTCGGCGGCCTCGCGCTGCTGGCCCTGAGTGCGGCGCTCTGCCTGGCCCGGCCCGGCCCGGGCAGCCGAGGCTTCGCCGTGGCCCTGGCGGCGAGCCTCGTCGGCGTCACTGTATACGGCCTCGTGCAGCACCTGTTCTATCTCCAGAACATCGCCTATCTCCTCTGGCTGCTCCTTGGCTGCGTCGCTCTGGTGACGGAGAGGAGCGAAAACGGAACGGTCGAGCGTCTCGCCCGAGGGCTGATCATCCTGGCAATCGTCCTGGTGCCTCTCCGGCTGGTCTTCACCGAGGCTCCCAGGTACCGGGGCAACCGTAGCTTCGGCTGGCACGCCCGGGAGGGCAGCCCGTCCAATACCTTCCGATGGACCGCCGACCGAGCGCTTTACGGACTGCGCTGGAAGGGAAGCACCCTGGTCTTGAGCCTCGCCAACGGTCACCCACTGGGAGCACGCCGGCCCGTGTCGGTGACCATTAGCGCCGACTCGAAGACGGTCGCGGAGCTGACCGTGGCCGGAGAATGGGAAGAGCACCGCCTCGAGTTGGGGCAGCCGCAGGCCGAGTGGCTGGTTCTGGCGCTCGAGGCCGAGCCGGCCTTCCGGCCCTTCAGCGACTATCGCCGCTACCCGGAGCTGGCTCCCTCCCGAGACATTCGGCTGCTGGGAGTGGCAGTCAGGGACCTCCATTGGGACGCCTCAACGACCGAAAATTGA